One Paenibacillus riograndensis SBR5 DNA segment encodes these proteins:
- a CDS encoding ABC transporter permease, with the protein MKQKQHGFWDDVKKYRTLLLMLTPAVLFFLVFAYVPMAGIVLAFKQYNYTDGILHSPWNGLDNFRFFFGSGDAWRVTRNTALYNIAFIVVNNVLQIFAGILLFEVAGKWFRKITQTILFLPYFISWVVVGAIAYNLFNFDVGTVNVLLKGLGMQPIDIYNTAAYWPVILVVVSAWKALGYGTIMYLAAITSIDTEMYEAAEIDGANIFQRIMKITVPNLIPTVIILVLLAIGNIFRGDFGMFYNMVGNNGLLFSSTDVIDTFVFRSLTTSNEIGMSAAAGFYQSLLGFATIMLANYAVRKYDKDRALF; encoded by the coding sequence ATGAAACAGAAACAACACGGCTTCTGGGATGATGTCAAGAAGTATAGAACCCTGCTTCTTATGCTGACTCCGGCGGTATTGTTTTTCCTGGTGTTTGCTTACGTGCCTATGGCGGGAATTGTGCTGGCCTTTAAGCAATACAACTACACCGACGGTATTCTTCACAGCCCATGGAACGGACTGGACAACTTCAGATTTTTCTTCGGTTCCGGTGACGCCTGGCGCGTAACCCGAAACACGGCGCTGTACAATATTGCTTTTATTGTTGTTAACAACGTGCTTCAGATCTTTGCGGGGATTTTATTGTTCGAGGTTGCCGGCAAATGGTTCCGGAAGATTACGCAAACGATATTGTTCCTGCCTTACTTTATTTCCTGGGTAGTGGTCGGGGCCATTGCCTATAACCTGTTCAACTTCGATGTGGGTACCGTTAATGTATTGCTGAAGGGGCTGGGCATGCAGCCGATTGACATTTACAATACGGCAGCCTACTGGCCGGTTATTCTTGTGGTGGTGTCCGCCTGGAAGGCGCTGGGCTACGGAACGATTATGTATCTCGCGGCAATCACCAGCATTGATACCGAAATGTATGAAGCTGCTGAGATTGACGGCGCGAATATTTTCCAGCGCATTATGAAGATTACAGTTCCGAACCTGATCCCAACGGTGATCATTCTGGTTCTGCTGGCCATCGGCAACATCTTCCGCGGTGATTTCGGGATGTTCTACAATATGGTCGGCAACAACGGCCTGCTGTTCTCGTCCACTGACGTTATTGATACCTTCGTATTCCGGTCGCTCACAACCTCGAATGAGATTGGGATGTCCGCTGCGGCAGGCTTCTATCAATCACTGCTGGGCTTTGCAACGATCATGCTGGCCAACTATGCGGTACGCAAATACGACAAAGACCGTGCGCTGTTCTAG
- the galA gene encoding beta-galactosidase GalA, with product MSTAAGRSRSRFDENWSFYKGDIRIPHAVKAGMTGGITDCGSLQEGEWLDIAFNDKGMGHQQLEWKPVSLPHDWCVEQQYVQDASLGSRDGSHGYLPGGTGFYRKTFELPPEAADRKWTVTFDGASGLSTVWVNGHLIGEHRGGYIGFSYDLTDVLRYGAEGRNVILVKVEALENEGWWYEGCGIYRHVWLEQTDRLHVAEYGTYITTPEAEKEQALVHISTRICNEYTESRAVSLHTEVYNAAGEQVCAKAEQAFADWYGETELEQMFRLEHPALWSPETPHLYKAVSILKVEGTEVDRYETPFGIRSIRFDPEEGFFLNGEPLLIKGTCNHQDFAGVGVALPDSLIEYKLRLLKEMGSNAYRSAHHPPTPELLDLCDRLGLLVMDENRKLDSSRSGLDQLKRMLFRDRNHPSVIIWNLENEEVLEGTVTGRRLLKTLADTVRRIDPTRPASAAMNHGWYENGYNEVVDITGYNYGHRDHLDIRDHEQHPGRLMIGSECASYTATRGIYENDPVRGYCSEYGTNIPSWGCTPQQAWSDVVNNRFLTGVFMWTGFDYRGEPTPYLWPCVNSHFGLMDTCGFPKDSYYYMQAVWKDEPIVHLLPHWNWPGSEGKPVEVRVFANTETAELILNGSSLGEQQVDRTGYLTWEVHYEPGELKVIGRNGGKEAAVKKAVTAGQPRQIRLYPDRAAGQADGMDTIPVRVAVLDELGHVVPTADHEIRFEVEGAGILLGVGNGNPSSHEPDKSPVRRAFNGWCLALIQAAPEAGPVTLRAVSTGLAPAEVLLHFSAVT from the coding sequence GTGAGTACGGCAGCAGGAAGAAGCAGAAGCCGGTTTGATGAGAATTGGAGTTTTTATAAAGGGGATATCCGTATTCCTCACGCTGTTAAGGCCGGAATGACAGGCGGGATTACCGACTGCGGCTCCCTGCAGGAGGGGGAGTGGCTGGATATCGCGTTTAACGATAAAGGCATGGGCCATCAGCAGCTGGAATGGAAGCCTGTAAGCCTGCCGCATGACTGGTGTGTGGAACAGCAGTATGTGCAGGATGCCTCACTCGGTTCAAGAGATGGCAGCCACGGCTATTTGCCGGGCGGAACCGGGTTTTACCGTAAAACCTTTGAGCTGCCCCCGGAAGCGGCAGACCGCAAGTGGACGGTCACCTTCGACGGGGCTTCGGGCCTGAGCACGGTCTGGGTTAACGGGCACCTCATCGGAGAACACCGGGGAGGGTATATCGGCTTCTCCTATGACCTGACCGATGTGCTCCGGTATGGGGCAGAGGGCCGGAATGTTATTTTGGTTAAGGTAGAGGCGCTGGAGAATGAAGGCTGGTGGTATGAAGGCTGCGGCATCTACCGCCATGTCTGGCTGGAGCAGACGGACCGCCTGCATGTGGCGGAATATGGAACGTATATCACAACACCTGAAGCAGAGAAGGAGCAGGCTCTGGTGCATATCAGCACCCGTATTTGCAATGAATACACGGAGAGCCGGGCGGTCTCGCTGCATACGGAAGTATACAACGCTGCCGGGGAGCAGGTCTGCGCTAAGGCGGAACAGGCATTTGCCGACTGGTACGGAGAAACGGAGCTGGAGCAGATGTTCAGGCTGGAGCACCCGGCCTTATGGTCCCCGGAGACTCCCCATCTCTATAAGGCCGTATCCATCCTGAAGGTAGAGGGTACAGAGGTGGACCGGTATGAGACTCCTTTTGGCATCCGCAGCATCCGCTTTGACCCGGAGGAGGGGTTTTTCCTGAACGGGGAACCGCTGCTGATCAAAGGCACCTGCAACCATCAGGATTTTGCCGGAGTGGGAGTGGCGCTGCCGGACAGCCTGATCGAATACAAGCTGCGGCTGCTGAAGGAGATGGGCTCCAATGCCTACCGCAGTGCGCATCATCCGCCCACCCCGGAACTGCTGGATCTTTGCGACCGGCTCGGGCTGCTCGTAATGGATGAGAACCGCAAGCTGGACAGCAGCCGCAGCGGATTGGACCAGCTGAAACGGATGCTTTTCCGGGATAGGAACCATCCCAGCGTCATCATCTGGAATCTGGAAAATGAGGAGGTTCTGGAAGGAACCGTGACCGGCAGACGCCTGCTGAAGACGCTTGCGGATACGGTGCGCCGGATCGATCCGACGCGCCCTGCATCGGCTGCAATGAATCATGGCTGGTATGAGAATGGATATAATGAGGTTGTAGATATTACAGGGTACAATTACGGACACCGGGATCATCTGGATATCCGGGACCATGAACAGCATCCCGGCCGCCTGATGATTGGAAGTGAATGCGCGAGCTACACAGCGACCCGGGGCATCTACGAGAACGACCCGGTGCGCGGCTACTGCTCGGAATACGGCACGAATATTCCTTCATGGGGCTGCACCCCGCAGCAGGCGTGGAGTGATGTTGTGAACAACCGGTTTCTTACAGGCGTCTTCATGTGGACCGGATTCGATTACCGGGGTGAGCCAACTCCCTATCTGTGGCCCTGTGTGAATTCGCATTTCGGGCTGATGGACACCTGCGGCTTCCCCAAGGACAGCTATTACTATATGCAGGCCGTTTGGAAAGACGAGCCGATAGTGCATTTATTGCCCCACTGGAATTGGCCAGGGTCGGAAGGCAAACCGGTTGAAGTGCGCGTGTTCGCTAATACCGAGACAGCGGAGCTGATACTGAACGGCAGCAGCCTGGGTGAACAGCAGGTGGACCGGACCGGATATTTGACATGGGAGGTTCATTATGAGCCGGGGGAATTGAAGGTCATCGGCCGGAACGGCGGCAAGGAGGCAGCTGTCAAAAAGGCGGTTACCGCAGGTCAGCCGCGTCAGATCCGCCTGTACCCGGACCGGGCAGCCGGTCAAGCGGACGGTATGGATACCATCCCGGTCCGTGTGGCTGTTCTGGACGAGCTGGGGCATGTGGTTCCAACGGCAGATCATGAAATCCGGTTCGAAGTGGAAGGTGCCGGTATTCTTCTCGGAGTAGGCAACGGGAATCCCAGCAGCCATGAGCCGGACAAGTCGCCGGTGCGCCGGGCATTCAATGGCTGGTGTCTGGCCTTGATCCAGGCTGCTCCCGAAGCGGGACCGGTCACACTAAGGGCAGTGTCCACGGGACTCGCACCGGCAGAGGTGCTGCTGCATTTCTCTGCGGTTACTTGA
- a CDS encoding carbohydrate ABC transporter permease, with product MSTTTAKIQTTKVRKRVNTDRLTLSIIGYATLIVLAVFCIVPFLLVVSASLSEESSIIEKGFQLIPSTFSTEAYGLLFKYPAEMLRAYGVTITVTLIGTVLGLFLTSMTAYVLSRRDFKWRSRFSFFFFFTTLFSGGLVPSYLLIINFLHLKDTLLVLILPMLMNVFYIIVMKSFMSSIPDAITESAKIDGAGDFRIFLQLIVPLSKPALATIGLFIALAYWNDWYNALLYISKSELMPLQYYLYKMLGNMDGMRKAMMASGAVVNTDLPTESLKMAMTIVATGPILLAYPFIQKYFVQGLTIGAVKG from the coding sequence ATGAGTACAACTACTGCAAAAATCCAAACTACAAAGGTGCGCAAGCGGGTCAACACGGACCGGCTCACCCTGTCAATTATCGGATACGCGACCCTTATAGTGCTCGCTGTATTCTGCATCGTTCCCTTCCTGCTGGTGGTGTCCGCCTCACTAAGCGAGGAGAGCTCCATCATCGAGAAAGGCTTCCAGCTGATCCCGTCTACCTTTTCCACAGAGGCCTACGGCTTGCTGTTCAAGTATCCGGCTGAAATGCTCAGAGCTTACGGTGTAACGATCACCGTTACCCTAATCGGCACCGTGCTTGGATTGTTCCTGACCTCCATGACGGCTTACGTGCTGTCCCGGAGAGATTTTAAATGGCGCAGCCGCTTCTCGTTTTTCTTCTTCTTCACTACGCTGTTCAGCGGCGGTCTGGTGCCTTCTTATCTGTTGATTATCAACTTCCTGCATCTCAAAGATACACTGCTGGTGCTGATTCTGCCCATGCTGATGAACGTATTCTACATTATCGTCATGAAGTCGTTCATGAGCAGCATCCCGGATGCGATCACAGAATCCGCCAAAATTGACGGCGCAGGCGATTTCCGGATCTTTTTACAGCTGATTGTGCCTTTGTCCAAGCCTGCACTGGCTACGATTGGTCTGTTCATAGCCTTGGCTTACTGGAACGACTGGTATAACGCGCTGCTCTATATTTCCAAGTCCGAATTGATGCCGCTTCAATACTATTTATATAAAATGCTTGGTAATATGGATGGTATGCGCAAGGCGATGATGGCCTCGGGTGCAGTGGTGAATACCGATCTGCCTACCGAAAGCCTGAAGATGGCCATGACCATCGTGGCTACAGGACCGATTCTGCTGGCTTATCCGTTCATTCAAAAGTATTTTGTGCAAGGTCTCACGATTGGCGCTGTCAAAGGATAA
- a CDS encoding sensor histidine kinase, translated as MPKLKKYMPFTYKMMIPYLLLVLLTDVTIGYISYSMLTDSRTEMAESNIRTGMEQARNNIRYQMDEIQRMSDNLFGSQPFQRALELKGTPFEIYLAMLDEIVPQITAPLQLFGNKIRFMLYTPNSQLNIVSGDNLNEPIYDSDYYILPLKDIADSGWYQSLKDSKRDNLWLQIDTDQKLDNLSHVRRLVNFSDYKTVIGYVRITVSLEDLFGGFDTFPVEEGITLRLVEETTGDILFQRGPANYDDAGGDYLSLHEKIPGSSFVIESLVPDTYLTKDAGRLGRVIFALCALSFLVMTVIGYVVARLSGRKMSRIVGLVRSFQEGNFQKRIRFSGNDEFVQIADSFNVMATNIQELINSVYVQGIQKKQAELEALQAQINPHFLYNTLSTISSLANLGEIEKVTGMVQGLSRFYRLTLNQGNVYIELEKELEQVATYLDIQRVKYADAFTVYVDVEEEILHMQVIKLVLQPFVENVFKHAWFGETIAIRLTGRRVGDNIELKVIDNGIGMRPEDIKRMMQGPSQAGGYGVKNVNERIKLRYGDDYGVTIASFFGAGTTVRLLLPAGMKDNEEMDEGLVP; from the coding sequence ATGCCCAAGCTGAAGAAGTATATGCCGTTCACCTACAAAATGATGATTCCCTATCTGCTGCTAGTACTCCTGACGGATGTGACCATCGGTTATATCTCTTATTCCATGCTGACCGATTCCCGGACAGAGATGGCTGAGTCGAACATCCGGACAGGCATGGAGCAGGCCAGGAATAATATCCGCTATCAGATGGACGAGATTCAGCGGATGTCGGACAATCTGTTCGGGAGCCAGCCCTTTCAGCGCGCCCTTGAGCTGAAGGGGACGCCGTTCGAAATTTATCTGGCAATGCTGGACGAGATTGTTCCCCAGATTACCGCGCCGCTGCAGCTGTTCGGGAACAAGATCCGCTTCATGCTCTATACCCCGAACAGTCAGCTTAACATTGTATCCGGCGACAATCTGAATGAACCGATCTATGACAGCGATTATTACATTCTGCCGCTTAAGGATATCGCTGATAGCGGGTGGTATCAGTCCCTTAAGGATTCGAAACGGGACAACCTCTGGCTGCAGATTGATACAGACCAGAAGCTGGATAACCTTTCGCATGTCCGCAGGCTGGTCAACTTCAGCGATTACAAAACCGTGATCGGCTACGTGCGTATTACCGTATCCCTTGAGGACCTGTTCGGGGGCTTTGACACCTTCCCTGTCGAAGAGGGAATTACGCTCCGGCTTGTCGAAGAGACAACCGGCGATATTCTGTTCCAGCGCGGGCCGGCGAACTATGACGATGCAGGCGGGGATTATCTCAGTCTGCATGAAAAGATTCCCGGCAGCAGCTTTGTCATTGAATCACTGGTACCCGACACCTATCTGACCAAGGATGCCGGGAGGCTGGGCCGTGTGATTTTTGCGTTATGCGCACTGAGCTTTCTGGTGATGACCGTGATCGGATATGTGGTGGCGCGGTTGTCCGGACGCAAGATGAGCCGGATCGTGGGGCTGGTGCGTTCCTTCCAGGAAGGGAACTTCCAGAAACGCATCCGGTTCTCCGGCAATGATGAATTTGTACAGATAGCGGATTCCTTCAATGTGATGGCAACCAATATCCAGGAGCTGATCAACAGCGTGTATGTGCAGGGCATCCAGAAAAAACAGGCGGAGCTGGAGGCGCTGCAGGCGCAGATTAATCCGCATTTCCTCTATAATACACTTTCAACGATAAGCAGTCTGGCCAATCTCGGGGAGATCGAGAAAGTCACCGGCATGGTGCAGGGGCTCTCGCGTTTCTACCGGTTGACCTTAAATCAGGGCAATGTCTACATTGAATTAGAGAAGGAGCTGGAGCAGGTCGCCACGTATCTTGACATCCAGCGGGTGAAATATGCTGATGCGTTCACGGTATATGTGGATGTGGAAGAGGAAATTCTCCACATGCAGGTCATCAAGCTGGTGCTTCAGCCTTTTGTGGAAAATGTGTTCAAGCATGCCTGGTTTGGCGAGACGATTGCCATCCGTCTGACCGGCAGGCGGGTTGGCGACAATATTGAGCTGAAGGTCATCGACAACGGAATCGGCATGCGGCCTGAGGACATTAAGCGAATGATGCAAGGACCGAGCCAGGCCGGCGGCTATGGAGTGAAGAACGTGAACGAGCGGATCAAGCTCAGATACGGGGACGACTACGGGGTGACCATTGCCAGCTTTTTTGGGGCAGGGACAACCGTTCGGCTCCTGCTCCCCGCCGGGATGAAAGACAACGAAGAAATGGATGAAGGGCTTGTCCCGTAA
- a CDS encoding DUF3502 domain-containing protein, producing the protein MTNKKKKLTVTLATMMALGTILSACGGGNNNNTAAEATNAGATAATTEGAAADSGAPDTSKEVKLKMILVGGQPGDYDKVFGELNTKLKEKINATVETEFLDWSDWTQKYPLKFAANEDFDLVYTANWAFYNDQALKGGFLELTDDMLQKYMPKTWEAMPKVNWEQAKVNGKLYMVPNNNVEVTDKVVLYREDLRKKYNLPEINNPETYANYLKTVAKNEKGMNAFGAKPADGWKFHELDQTLLEQNNNFNLVDANLLPLAYKLDDASGKVFNIYDTPEFTSLLKYYKDLADNGAWSKNVVSNKNDVWQDIKAEKVSSYAHNLGTVAANLAEMRRDKPDVELAIADLTPDKKKIAAIATQNGMSIHATSKNAERSLMLIDLLQNDKEIHDLTMYGIAGTNYIPEGDDKYKAGPAAANYTGFSNWGWNSPLNRQDAAYPKEADDMFNSWQSSVYHFPLETFVFDSAKVKNEVANIGNVMLRYAIPLEYGLIDDIEKGQADLIKQLKSAGIDKVQTEMQAQIDAFLAAQKQ; encoded by the coding sequence ATGACAAACAAGAAAAAGAAACTCACCGTTACGCTGGCAACGATGATGGCACTGGGGACAATCCTCAGCGCATGCGGTGGCGGGAACAACAACAATACAGCTGCGGAAGCAACGAACGCCGGGGCAACCGCTGCAACGACAGAAGGCGCAGCCGCGGATTCCGGCGCTCCTGACACCTCTAAAGAGGTCAAGCTCAAAATGATCCTGGTCGGCGGCCAGCCCGGCGATTACGACAAGGTATTCGGAGAGCTCAATACCAAATTGAAAGAAAAAATCAATGCCACCGTGGAAACAGAGTTCCTTGACTGGTCTGACTGGACCCAGAAGTATCCGCTGAAATTTGCCGCCAATGAGGATTTTGACCTCGTGTACACTGCTAACTGGGCTTTTTATAATGATCAGGCACTGAAAGGCGGATTTTTGGAGCTGACCGATGATATGCTGCAAAAGTACATGCCAAAAACCTGGGAAGCAATGCCTAAGGTGAACTGGGAGCAAGCGAAAGTGAACGGCAAGCTCTATATGGTTCCAAACAACAACGTTGAAGTTACCGACAAGGTAGTGCTGTATCGTGAGGATCTGCGCAAAAAGTACAATCTTCCGGAGATCAACAATCCCGAAACCTACGCCAATTACTTGAAAACGGTTGCTAAGAACGAAAAAGGAATGAATGCGTTCGGAGCTAAGCCTGCTGATGGCTGGAAGTTTCATGAGTTAGACCAAACTCTGCTGGAGCAGAACAACAACTTCAACCTGGTGGATGCCAACCTGCTGCCGCTGGCTTACAAGCTGGATGATGCTTCCGGCAAAGTATTCAACATCTACGACACTCCTGAGTTCACATCGCTGCTGAAATATTATAAAGATCTGGCCGACAATGGCGCCTGGTCCAAAAACGTAGTCAGCAACAAAAACGATGTATGGCAGGATATCAAAGCCGAGAAGGTGTCCTCTTATGCCCATAACCTGGGTACTGTGGCTGCTAACCTTGCCGAAATGCGCCGCGACAAACCGGATGTAGAGCTGGCGATTGCCGACCTTACACCGGATAAGAAAAAGATCGCCGCAATCGCGACCCAAAACGGGATGTCCATTCATGCTACCTCTAAGAATGCAGAGCGTTCCCTGATGCTGATCGATCTGCTGCAGAACGACAAGGAAATTCACGACTTGACCATGTACGGCATTGCCGGAACCAACTACATCCCTGAAGGTGATGACAAGTACAAGGCTGGTCCTGCGGCTGCGAATTACACCGGCTTCTCGAACTGGGGCTGGAATTCCCCGCTGAACCGTCAAGATGCGGCTTATCCGAAGGAAGCCGACGATATGTTCAACAGCTGGCAGTCGAGTGTTTACCACTTCCCGCTGGAAACCTTTGTCTTCGACTCGGCGAAAGTGAAGAACGAAGTGGCGAATATCGGGAACGTCATGCTGCGCTACGCGATTCCGCTGGAATACGGATTGATCGATGATATCGAAAAAGGCCAGGCTGACCTGATCAAGCAGTTGAAATCCGCTGGCATCGATAAGGTCCAGACTGAAATGCAAGCCCAAATCGATGCCTTCCTGGCAGCGCAAAAACAATAG
- a CDS encoding response regulator → MSINVLLVDDEAVDLEWLRRRVLSSGLNITVVGTASSGFGALKIMEEAQVDIILSDIRMPIMTGTEFARRAKAVSPKTKIVFISGHEDFSYAKEAIEINASGYLLKPVQDKDLYEMLGTLCAKMEQEREQDRSFSEALSLVNKELLLRWFDEASPDSAEPHLKSILTPLLQKGAAAAIVEIDDLEWKMRDFSEEDARNITRQIAGVIKSFVEEGKLGTWIAVHHTRFVILSSFPQERFLNQLEELIRKVAEASPCTVTVGVGRYAADEAGLHESYRQAQAALSAKWLLGKNRLIRDTTQSSPRGTPGAQIELTVERLLEAIIQYDLVSIDDHLLELFTKDLPSAGRKEVYELIIRITSKLHADLQQQNENLYELLQWESHQPDILFQFETIHDILSWLRRRFFELSELLYVKRQRQKRKLIDEIMRYVEEHLEQKITLKEVAAHFDFTPNYLGYLFKEEYGLPFSEYVNERKTSRVSELLRDPTLKIYEIAERMGYKNIIYFNRQFKQITGMTPGEYRKKHKI, encoded by the coding sequence ATGAGCATCAATGTATTGCTGGTAGACGATGAAGCAGTGGATCTGGAATGGCTGCGCCGGAGAGTGCTGTCCAGCGGACTTAATATTACTGTAGTAGGCACGGCAAGCAGCGGCTTTGGTGCACTAAAGATTATGGAGGAAGCACAGGTTGATATCATATTGTCCGACATCCGGATGCCGATCATGACCGGGACCGAATTTGCCCGCAGAGCGAAGGCGGTGAGCCCGAAGACCAAAATTGTGTTCATCAGCGGCCATGAGGACTTCAGTTACGCCAAGGAAGCAATCGAGATCAACGCCTCCGGTTATTTGCTGAAGCCTGTTCAGGATAAGGATCTATACGAAATGCTGGGCACACTTTGCGCCAAAATGGAACAGGAAAGAGAACAGGACCGTTCCTTCAGCGAAGCCCTGTCCCTGGTGAACAAAGAGCTGCTGCTGCGCTGGTTCGATGAGGCATCGCCGGATTCAGCGGAGCCGCATCTGAAGAGCATCCTGACACCCTTGCTGCAGAAAGGTGCAGCGGCGGCAATCGTGGAGATCGATGATCTGGAGTGGAAAATGCGCGATTTCTCTGAGGAGGACGCCCGCAATATCACCCGGCAGATTGCCGGTGTGATTAAATCGTTTGTCGAAGAGGGGAAGCTGGGCACCTGGATTGCGGTCCACCATACCCGGTTTGTCATCCTGTCTTCCTTCCCGCAGGAGCGCTTTCTGAATCAGCTGGAAGAGCTGATCCGCAAGGTAGCTGAAGCTTCACCCTGTACCGTAACTGTAGGCGTCGGACGGTATGCGGCGGACGAGGCCGGACTGCATGAGTCCTACCGGCAAGCACAGGCTGCGCTCAGTGCCAAATGGCTGCTCGGCAAGAACCGCCTGATCCGGGACACGACACAGTCATCCCCGCGGGGAACGCCCGGGGCACAGATTGAACTTACGGTGGAGCGGCTGCTTGAGGCCATCATCCAGTATGATCTTGTATCGATCGACGACCATCTGCTGGAGCTGTTCACGAAGGATCTGCCGTCTGCCGGAAGAAAAGAGGTCTATGAGCTGATCATCCGCATTACCTCGAAGCTTCATGCGGACCTTCAACAGCAGAACGAAAATCTGTATGAGCTGCTTCAATGGGAATCCCATCAGCCGGATATCCTGTTCCAGTTCGAGACGATCCATGACATCCTCTCCTGGCTGCGGCGCAGATTCTTTGAGCTTTCGGAGCTGCTGTATGTGAAGCGGCAGCGGCAGAAGCGCAAGCTGATCGATGAGATCATGCGTTATGTGGAGGAACATCTGGAGCAGAAGATTACGTTAAAAGAGGTGGCCGCCCACTTCGACTTCACACCGAATTATCTGGGCTATCTGTTCAAGGAGGAATACGGGCTGCCTTTCAGTGAATACGTGAATGAGCGCAAGACCAGCCGGGTATCCGAGCTGCTGAGGGACCCGACCCTCAAAATCTATGAGATTGCCGAGCGCATGGGCTACAAGAATATTATCTATTTCAACCGGCAGTTCAAGCAGATTACAGGCATGACCCCGGGAGAATACCGCAAAAAACATAAAATATAG